Part of the Syntrophorhabdaceae bacterium genome, GTAGAGGTATCCCTTGCCGTCGATGAGGTCGATCCGGTCGCCGTTTGCCTTTCGCAGGACGCTGACGATATATTTATGCATTGGTCCGGTGAGGAGTGCCATGCCGTTTTTCATCTTCAGTTTGTCGACAAAAACCCTTCTAATCTCCATCATCCATTGTCCGGTGTTTTATAAAACTTTGATTCGTAGAGCCGGTGGTATTCCGTCCATTTCTCGTCTTCCATGTTTTCTTTCATATGTTCCTTTACACCCATGACCTTCGCGTCGAGGTTGTCCAGATAATGTACCACAATAGCCTCAATGCACATAGGTTTCCTGGGAGAGCCCCATTCCTCAACCCCGTGATGGCTTATAATGATATGGGAAAGGATATCGGCGATAGTATCGGGAAAGCCGGGGATGTCCTTGATCAGTTCCTCGAATATCATGACACCGAGGGTAATATGCCCGAGGAGCCTTCCTCTGTCTGAATATTTAAAACCACCCCTGATCGTCATCTCTTCGATCTTGCCGATATCGTGGAGCAGACACCCTGCTGTAACCAGATCAACATCTCCCCCGACACGATCAACGATCTTCCTGCCCATCTCAGCCACTGATAGAGAATGTTCAATAAGCCCCCCGATATATGTATGATGAACACCGATCGATGCGGGGAAGAGAAAGAATCTTTTTAATATGTCTTCCCTCCTGTTGAGCGCATCAAAGAGGGATTGTATATGAGGGTCACGGATCTCTTTTACAAGACCCTCATAGTTTTTGCGCAACTCAGTATCAGAACGCTCACTGACAGGAAAAAACTCCCGGATAAGTTCCGGCAGCAAGGTCTCTTCTTTCTCTACATTTTCTACTATTAACTGCAGTTTGCCCTGATAGGATTCTACCCTTGACTCCACATAAACGAGGTCGTTTTCTTCAAAGCGGGTTTTTAAGCGATCGACCCTTTCATCCCAGATCTTTGCTTCGATCGAGCCGGTCCTGTCCCGCAAGCTCAGACCGATAAATTTCTTGTTGTTCCTGGTGGAGTAAATACCCTTTTTAATGACAATGAAATAATCATTGATCCTCGCATGGTCCTGAGTAATGTCTTTGACAAAGGTCTCTTTGTTCATTGCGTGGTTCCGAAATGTTCGTAGCCTTTTGTAGTGAGCCTTATCTCCCTGTCGCCATCAAAGAGTCTGACCCCCCGTTGCCTGACGACCTCTCCGATGACGGAGATTGCAAAACCTTTTTCACGAATCTTTTCTACCACAGAGGCCTTATTCCGGGGGAATGTGAAAAGGAGCTGGTAATCTTCCCCGCCGGAAAGGGCGAGCGTCTGGAGCCCCTGTCTTTTCAGGACAGGCGGTATGGGGATATCTTCGAGATAAAGATGCGCGCCCGCCTTGCTCTCGGCCATCATCCTTTCGAGGTCAATGATAAGGCCGTCGCTGATATCCATCATAGCCTCAGTTATACCACTTTTTACCAATTCCTTCCATACGTCATAGGGCGGTCTTGGACTCTGATACCTCTTTATGTATCGGTTTGGAGGTTTTGCCGCTGAACCATTTTGCAGGAGGTGCAACCCGTAAGCGCTCTCGCCGAGATATCCCGTCACCCCGATGAGGTCGCCTTGCCTCGCTTTATTCCTGCCAAAGTATTTCTTGCCAATTACCTTACCCACCATGGAGATATCGATGAAAAAATCCCCTTTGGTTGACACCGTATCGCCTCCGAGGAGGTACACATGGAACTCCCGGGCCGCCCTGTCAAGGCCCTTATAGAGGATCTGAACGTCTCTGTATGAAAATCTTTCCGGCATGCCTATGGTAACAAGAAAATAAAGCGGTTCTGCCCCCATGGAAAGGATGTCGGATACATTGACGTATATGGCCTTTTTCCCGACATCGAAGGGGTCTGCAAAGGAGAATTCAAAATGGACATGCTCTACGAGGGCATCCTGAACAAACACGTATTGTCCCTGTTTAAGGTCCACAACGGCCCCGTCATCACCGATACCGCGCA contains:
- the thiL gene encoding thiamine-phosphate kinase; its protein translation is MLYKKCRLESFPVNWYDVVLTMELSENELIRKLRRFGRKSGSIVRGIGDDGAVVDLKQGQYVFVQDALVEHVHFEFSFADPFDVGKKAIYVNVSDILSMGAEPLYFLVTIGMPERFSYRDVQILYKGLDRAAREFHVYLLGGDTVSTKGDFFIDISMVGKVIGKKYFGRNKARQGDLIGVTGYLGESAYGLHLLQNGSAAKPPNRYIKRYQSPRPPYDVWKELVKSGITEAMMDISDGLIIDLERMMAESKAGAHLYLEDIPIPPVLKRQGLQTLALSGGEDYQLLFTFPRNKASVVEKIREKGFAISVIGEVVRQRGVRLFDGDREIRLTTKGYEHFGTTQ
- a CDS encoding HD domain-containing protein, coding for MNKETFVKDITQDHARINDYFIVIKKGIYSTRNNKKFIGLSLRDRTGSIEAKIWDERVDRLKTRFEENDLVYVESRVESYQGKLQLIVENVEKEETLLPELIREFFPVSERSDTELRKNYEGLVKEIRDPHIQSLFDALNRREDILKRFFLFPASIGVHHTYIGGLIEHSLSVAEMGRKIVDRVGGDVDLVTAGCLLHDIGKIEEMTIRGGFKYSDRGRLLGHITLGVMIFEELIKDIPGFPDTIADILSHIIISHHGVEEWGSPRKPMCIEAIVVHYLDNLDAKVMGVKEHMKENMEDEKWTEYHRLYESKFYKTPDNG